The Lycium ferocissimum isolate CSIRO_LF1 chromosome 1, AGI_CSIRO_Lferr_CH_V1, whole genome shotgun sequence genome includes a region encoding these proteins:
- the LOC132065777 gene encoding uncharacterized protein LOC132065777, whose translation MVGAYFKRRGELHESQAKEIEAALRKGELETGRGLNQELGLARAGDTRWGCHYKSFKNFILMFGPIIDVLDAIAVNAHFEEKCRAKGYLKACLTFEAVFMLHFRRTVLAIINELNASFQKKEQDIANTMLLVGVAKESRQRVDDYTVLHHYQIAIFYKIIDWQCQELNNRFDELENYIVDFGDHDKRFSDLKGLGDSCKKLVETRKHGAYPLVFRLVKFALLLPVAIAIVERAFSVMKLIKTDS comes from the exons ATGGTTGGAGCTTATTTCAAGCGTAGAGGTGAACTTCATGAATCTCAAGCAAAAGAAATTGAGGCAGCATTACGTAAAGGGGAGCTTGAAACTGGTAGGGGTTTGAATCAAGAATTAGGTCTTGCTAGAGCCGGTGATACTAGATGGGGATGTCACTACAAATCTTTTAAGAATTTTATTCTTATGTTTGGTCCTATCATTGATGTACTTGATGCTATTGCTGTTAATGCTCATTTTGAAGAAAAGTGTAGGGCAAAGGGATATCTTAAAGCATGTTTAACATTTGAGGCTGTCTTCATGTTGCACTTCAGGCGCACTGTTTTAGCAATCATAAATGAGCTTAATGCAtcttttcaaaagaaagagCAAGACATTGCAAATACCATGCTACTTGTTGGAGTGGCAAAAGA ATCACGTCAGAGAGTTGATGATTATACTGTTTTACATCACTACCAAATTgcaatattttataaaattattgatTGGCAATGTCAAGAACTCAATAATCGCTTTGATGAG CTTGAGAATTACATTGTTGATTTCGGGGATCATGATAAAAGGTTTTCCGATCTTAAGGGACTTGGTGATAGTTGCAAGAAACTAGTAGAGACAAGGAAGCATGGAGCGTATCCTCTTGTGTTCCGACTAGTGAAATTTGCTTTACTTCTGCCAGTTGCTATTGCTATAGTTGAAAGAGCTTTCTCTGTAATGAAGTTGATTAAGACTGACTCATGA